A single Myxococcota bacterium DNA region contains:
- a CDS encoding ATP phosphoribosyltransferase regulatory subunit produces the protein MRFQALPGFRDFFPDDLVLRRHIESAWHQASRNAGFEEIDGPVLESLDLFTAKSGAEIAGQLYAFTDKGGREVALRPEMTPTLARMVAARGAGLPKPIKWYSVPEFYRYEKPQRGRLRAFYQWNVDIFGSDEPASDAE, from the coding sequence ATGCGTTTCCAGGCCCTCCCGGGCTTCCGGGACTTCTTTCCCGACGACCTCGTCCTGCGCCGCCACATCGAGTCGGCGTGGCACCAGGCGTCGCGGAACGCCGGTTTCGAGGAGATCGACGGCCCGGTGCTGGAGTCGCTCGACCTGTTCACCGCCAAGTCCGGCGCGGAGATCGCGGGCCAGCTGTACGCGTTCACCGACAAGGGCGGGCGCGAGGTGGCGCTGCGGCCGGAGATGACTCCCACGCTCGCGCGCATGGTCGCGGCGCGCGGCGCGGGTCTGCCCAAGCCCATCAAGTGGTACTCGGTGCCCGAGTTCTACCGCTACGAGAAGCCACAGCGCGGGAGACTGCGCGCGTTCTACCAGTGGAACGTCGACATCTTCGGCAGCGACGAGCCGGCGTCCGACGCCGAG